The Silene latifolia isolate original U9 population chromosome 4, ASM4854445v1, whole genome shotgun sequence region GAAGTCTACGCATACTCTCCATTTTCCGTTTTTCTTGGGCACAACTACCACATTAGAAAGCCATTCAGGGTAGCTAACTTCTCTAATTTTACCTGCTACCAAGAGACTGTCTACTTCTTTGTTAATGACTTCGTTTCATTTTGCCgcgaactttcttcttttctgctgtaCCGGGGTGCAGCCTGGGTTCACGCTTAACTTGTGCAAAATAACGGATGGATCTATACCTACCATATCGTCGTGGGACCAAGCAAAACAGTCCATGTTGGTTTTCAGAAATTGAGTCAGCTGGCTGCGTAGCTTTTCACTGCAAGTTTCTCCAATTAATACTGTCCTGTCCGGGTGCTCCTCGTCCAGGTGGACCTGGTCTAGTTCCTCTGAGGGAGGCTCCTTGTATTCTTTCGAGGTGCCTCGGTCCTGTAATTGCTATGAGAGAAGCCTGGTTGTAGCTTTGAGGGCTTGAGCGTAGCAGTTCCTGGATTCCTCTCGATCCCCTTTTACTGTGACCGTACCCCATGGTGTTGAGAACTTGAGACactgatgatatgttgagggcaccaccttcatctgatgcagccatggtcttcctagtatcacGTTGTAAGTGGTTGGACCCTCAATGACTAAGTATCTTACCAGTTTGTTAACTCCTTCAATATACGTTGGGATGGTTATCTCACCTACCGAATGTGCAGTCTCACCACTGAATCCCACCAGGGGTACAGATTTCTTTATCAGGTTCTATTTATCAAAACCCATGGTTGGTTTCCAGTATAATGACGTTCACAGAACTCCCTGTATCCACTAATGATTTTCGTGCGGTGCAATTGCCAATGGATAACGTTATAGTTAGGGCATCGTCATGTTGCTCTGCGccgctttctatgtcggtttcgTCGAAAGTTACCGGGGGTAAATTGCTCTGGCTTACCCTGTATGAAGTTTCTTGATGATTTCCTTTACTTTCGGTGGCTTTCCTCTTAGCGGCGGAATATGTCAAACCCGATAGCTCGGATCCGTCTGTTATCACGTTAATAATTTTCGTGCATATGGGTGGGGCAGAAGGAAGCACCTGGTTCGCTGCTTCTCTCATgtcctgcttgcccccacgtgataacaggtggtccAAGTTTCCCCTGCGTATCTGGAACTTAACTTCCATGCGCAGCCTGTAGCAGTCTTCTGTCCTGTGCCCTATGTCCTGATGCCATTCACATCTCTTGATGCTGTCTCTGTCGTCGTTGGGTCGATTCTGAGTGGGAGGCTTTGGCCACCTCACCTGATCACCTAAGCCTCTTAGTGCTTTCAGCAACCCTTCCATTCCCGTGTTGAATCCGTACTCAGATAGCTTAGGAGGATGCTGGGAGTCGTCCACTTGCTGGGTTTTTTATGCTACTCTGCTAATATTGGGTCTGCGGTATGGCTTAGCTCGTTCGTCTTTCTTCTCTATTGAGATTTTCCTGATAGGTTTGTCGAAGTTTGTTATTCCCTTTCTAGCTTGTATGTCTTCTTCCAACCTTAATGCCGCTGTAGCTCTCTGCTGGACTTCTTCGAATCTCTCACAAGGGTACATCGTTAATTCTTTGTAGAGGTCCGATTCCTTATCCAAGCCCTGCCTGAAGGCCTTGATGGCCGTGGACGTGTCGCAGCCTCGTATTGAGACTTTCTCTGCGTTGAACCTTGTGACATAATCTTTGATTGATTCACCTATTTCCTGAACAATCCTATACAGATCGCTTGGCTGCTTTGGTGTTCTCCGGCTGCTGGAGAACTGCTGATTGAAGGCGTTGACCAAATCGGTGAATGATGATATGGTTCCGTTAGGCAAGCCAACGAACCATTGTAGTGCTGCTCCGGTTAGGGTTGaaccaaatcctttacacatgcaTGCCTCCTTCGAGGCTCCTGTGGCAGTGGTAACCATCATCTTTTGCTTAAATTGGCTAATATGATCGCAGGGGTCTGTGGTTCCATCGAAGAGGGTCATTGTTGGGACGTTAAATCCTTTTGGTAAGGCCACTGTAGCTATATCGTCAGTAAAAGGTGAGTCAACGTAGCTTTCCGGTGCAGCCATCTCCATAGGCAGCGGCATTCTTGGGACCCTCCGGAGGAGGCTTCGTAGTTCCTGGTATTGCTGTTCTATATATGTCTATCTCCCGGCGGGTCGCAGATGCTCCTGTGACTGACGTTCTGCCACTCGTATGAAGTTCTGTTGTCCTAAGACTACCGGTTGGTGCATTTGTGATGCTGCTGCAGCCGGGCCGCTTTCCCAGGTATACTCAGCTTGATTTGTAACTTAAGCCCTTATCGCCGGGATCGCAGCTGCCGCTCTGCTCTGCTGGCGTCCTTCTGCATCCGACGTGGGTGTTGGCTCATGGCTTGCTGGCTCATCGTCTGGTGTCAATGTTCCTAGTCCTGTTGGGACCAGGCCTCCTCTTGGCTGCGGTGTTATGTCCATATCCAATCTAAGTGCTACATCGCGTGGCAGCACCCGCGTCTGCCTCCGATCCCTATTTTCTCCTGGTGATCCCCTGGATCTATCTTCCTGCATCCAAGGGGCTGAATTAGTGGCATGGCTTCTTAACTCGTTGATCTGTGCTCGGAGGAGATTGTTGTCCTCTTCCATCTGGGATCTCATGCTCCTGTTCTCGTTTTGCATTGCTCGGATTGTCTTTGCTAAAGTGTCCAATCCGCTTATCATGATGCTGGTGGGACTCGGAGGAGCGTGAGTTTGTTGTCTGGAGTGTCCCTCTTTCTCAGGTTGCGGGATTCCTTGCCGTCCCTGGACTGCTCCTTATTCTTTATCCTGGGTTCTCTCTGACGACGGGTTTGCTGCCGCCTGGGAGCTTTGACTCTGCTTGACGGCTGGTATCTGGACGGCACTGGTGGGCTGAATCGGGTTCGCGCCTGCTGCTGCTGCCGAGGGAGATGGTGCCCGTGTTGCTGCCGAGGGGGATGGTGCCCGTGTTGCTGGGGCACCGTTGGTGTTGCTTGAGTTGGTTTCTTGGTGTCCGGACATGTTATGCTTGCTGTGTAGACTGGCTAACGAAGACGaacactatgccccacggtgggcgccaaactgttttggtaaatttctaccaattagggttaaagcggtcttaATGTTAGGTCTGTATTatgatttgtttgtttgttgtatgATAATTTGAATGTGTGACGTAAATAAATAACACAagcgattttggtgacgcggaaaacccaatttgggaaacaaccgcggtgggagacggaatcccaccaagattttcactataattcgtgTGGGAGTACAGTTCGTGTGTTATGCTATGGAGGCTAGGGTATAATTCTCGTATTTTTCGATGGTCTTTCTCCTTGGCATTGATGCCCTTTATATAGTGAAGCTCGCTCAGCTAGGGTTCCTTGCTTTTCTtccaagttattcctaatttgacACAGAATAGGATTTTCCTCCATTGGATATGATAAGTGATAGAGTTTCCATATACTTCTTCCATACGGATCCAAAGCCCACACCTTGCGCTGCACGCTGATGCCGCCACCCTAGCTCCCTGACGCCCTGCGTCCCACACTGCTTCCAGACTCGCTACCCCAGatcagcccatatccagattttgggcctaacatGCTTCCACTTTTATCTAATCTCAATAATTCAGAGTTAATTATTTAGAGGATATTCACAAACTAATTTTAATCATCCTATCTTCTATTATATGAAAAAAGACTTTCGAGACACTTGACTCATTGAGATGGTCTACACAACTTGCTCTTACATATTTACATTCATTATCTTTGGGCTCTAAGTTATAGTTGAGTAAAGCAACATTGCTTTGATTTATATATTCTCCTACTCCTTATTTTATCTAATATGGGGTTGTGTCTTATGTGCGTAATTGAGATGCATCTTTGCACTATGCTCTTTCCAGGGCTCTTAGTTGTTTGTGTTGTGGTCTGCTAATTTCGTTTCGCTTATTGATGATGTAAAGGTGTGCTGCGACTACACAAGATGGACAAGAACGCGTCTGTGGTTCGAGAATAGAAGAAAAAATGGGTCAAATCGTGGAGGATGCTCCAAAACTATTGGCCCGTTTACATATTGTCATGCCATGAACCGCTCTGTGCGTCCTATTGTGTGAAAGAACCTGTCCTCCGACTTCTATGACCTCTCTACTTCAATAATCCAAGCCCATTTTCGGCTCCGATTTTTAAATGGGGTCGTTTCAAATAGTAGGTTCCAATCTATTTCTGCTACTAATTGTTAATTGTTACGCTACTTATTCCTTACAGATGCCAGTTGTTTAATGCAATCGTATGTTTCAAATGCTGTTGTAGTAGTAGAGGTTAAACAGAAGGAGCTCAAACGGTTGACTGAAGAGGTGGTCATGCTATTTGAAAGGATCTGGAATGTCCTGGACTGGAATCTGGTTTACGATATCTGTCGAGCGCATGGAAGGGTTGTGGTTCTACCCCAAGAACAACACCTGTCTCTCAGAATTCTTCACGTTTATTGTGATCATTTAGATGTGCTTTATCAAGGACTTAAAGAAGAGATACTTCGAGAGCTTGACTCTTCACCTTCTTCTTATGACAGTTATAGTCGTTGAGTTAGTT contains the following coding sequences:
- the LOC141651274 gene encoding uncharacterized protein LOC141651274, with protein sequence MEGLLKALRGLGDQVRWPKPPTQNRPNDDRDSIKRCEWHQDIGHRTEDCYRLRMEVKFQIRRGNLDHLLSRGGKQDMREAANQVLPSAPPICTKIINVITDGSELSGLTYSAAKRKATESKGNHQETSYRVSQSNLPPVTFDETDIESGAEQHDDALTITLSIGNCTARKSLVDTGSSVNVIILETNHGF
- the LOC141651275 gene encoding uncharacterized protein LOC141651275, yielding MPLPMEMAAPESYVDSPFTDDIATVALPKGFNVPTMTLFDGTTDPCDHISQFKQKMMVTTATGASKEACMCKGFGSTLTGAALQWFVGLPNGTISSFTDLVNAFNQQFSSSRRTPKQPSDLYRIVQEIGESIKDYVTRFNAEKVSIRGCDTSTAIKAFRQGLDKESDLYKELTMYPCERFEEVQQRATAALRLEEDIQARKGITNFDKPIRKISIEKKDERAKPYRRPNISRVA